One segment of Buteo buteo chromosome 6, bButBut1.hap1.1, whole genome shotgun sequence DNA contains the following:
- the FBXO33 gene encoding F-box only protein 33, translating into MLLFLSQEPEARPGPPLPPPVAAAAAAGLGPAPGMSVCGEAVGAGSLPSELVVHIFSFLAGPDRLRASAACSHWRECLFYPALWPRLRLSLRVSPAERPRLEFLMRKCGWFVRELRVQFAADNYPSGGGGAAAAAGEGAAAAGDGEAPPLCPRWLDLLRTYLELVLCVLSSVRNNRNLQKLSLFGDISILQQHGSISNTYLGKVDPDGKKIKQIQQLFEEILGNSRQLKWLSCGFMLQIVTPTSLSSLSNPIANSMEHLSLLDNHIPGNTTLITAVELERFVNLRSLALDFCDFTAEMARVLADSNHVPLHRLSLLVHSVSIMHKSLDSMPEDENWKALTRNSTNLRVYIMAFDVKSDDMLRILKPSIPLERIHFDSYITCVSGAVVDLISRQYDKFLTHFILMNDVIDMSGFPDLSDNRNEDPLVLLAWRCTRLSLLAVHGYTVWAHNLIAIARLRGSDLKVLEVTEESIDFDQGELADQDVDPVHNLIEQVSLGLGRPWHAVMDIELLSVFTEPTRHFYREMQSFSEGI; encoded by the exons atgttgttgtttttgtcgCAGGAGCCGGAGGCGAGGCCggggccgccgctgccgccgcctgTGGCCGCCGCCGCAGCAGCGGGGCTCGGGCCGGCGCCAGGCATGTCGGTGTGCGGGGAGGCGGTGGGCGCCGGCTCCCTGCCCAGCGAGCTGGTGGTCCACATCTTCTCCTTCCTGGCGGGCCCCGACCGGCTGCGGGCCTCGGCCGCCTGCTCGCACTGGCGGGAGTGCCTCTTCTACCCGGCCCTCTGGCCGCGCCTCCGCCTCAGCCTCCGCGTCTCGCCGGCCGAGCGCCCGCGCCTCGAGTTCCTCATGCGCAAGTGCGGCTGGTTCGTCCGCGAGCTGCGCGTACAGTTCGCCGCCGACAACTACCccagcggcggagggggggcggcggcggcggcgggcgagggcgccgcggcggcgggcgacGGGGAGGCGCCGCCGCTGTGCCCGCGCTGGCTCGACCTACTGAGGACCTACCTGGAGCTGGTGCTGTGCGTCCTGAGCAGCGTCCGCAACAACAG GAACCTCCAGAAGTTAAGTCTCTTTGGGGATATAAGCATTCTGCAGCAACATGGAAGTATATCAAATACATACCTCGGTAAGGTTGACCCTGATGGCAAGAAGATTAAGCA AATACAACAGCTGTTTGAAGAGATATTAGGCAATAGCAGGCAATTGAAATGGCTGTCTTGTGGGTTTATGCTGCAAATAGTAACTCCCACATCATTGTCCTCCTTATCAAACCCCATAGCCAACAGCATGGAACATCTGAGCTTATTGGACAACCACATCCCTGGTAATACCACTCTTATCACTGCAGTTGAATTGGAGCGCTTTGTGAATCTGCGTTCGCTCGCTTTGGATTTCTGTGATTTTACAGCTGAAATGGCAAGAGTCCTGGCTGACAGCAACCATGTGCCTTTGCATCGACTGTCTCTCCTGGTCCACAGTGTTTCCATAATGCACAAGTCATTGGACAGTATGCCAGAAGATGAGAATTGGAAGGCGCTGACTCGGAACAGCACTAATCTTCGGGTCTATATAATGGCTTTTGATGTCAAGAGTGATGATATGCTAAGGATTCTTAAGCCCAGTATCCCCCTAGAGAGGATTCATTTTGACAGCTACATCACTTGTGTTTCAGGGGCTGTTGTTGACCTCATATCCAGGCAGTATGACAAGTTCCTCACTCATTTTATATTAATGAATGATGTGATAGATATGTCTGGCTTCCCAGATCTTAGTGACAACCGGAATGAAGATCCACTTGTCTTATTAGCCTGGAGGTGCACAAGATTGTCTCTCCTAGCCGTTCATG GTTACACAGTTTGGGCTCATAATCTTATAGCAATTGCTCGTCTTCGTGGCTCTGACCTGAAAGTTCTGGAAGTCACAGAAGAAAGCATTGATTTTGACCAAGGAGAACTGGCTGATCAGGATGTGGATCCAGTACACAATCTCATTGAGCAAGTATCTCTCGGATTGGGTCGACCTTGGCACGCAGTCATGGACATAGAGCTGCTCAGTGTCTTCACTGAGCCAACCCGTCACTTTTACAGAGAGATGCAAAGCTTCAGTGAAGGCATTTAG